A part of Paraliobacillus zengyii genomic DNA contains:
- a CDS encoding M14 family metallopeptidase: MKPKHFFLFLTLLTVLLYPTIIFGEESSNNIETADEWDNYASEQSTSSAMLKAYIAAYEAYPNDSRFEEGINNSARSLLDWATSEHQKGNIGTANLRYDWILEAPSLNDSIKEETERKQAYSIKGVRLPTATEFVSSANNQPNSSAVLDEFIEGYELYPGNEQLEKGINESAESLLNWAIKQHQQKNFGTARVRYERILEAPALATRLKDKTSNYLLYALNEQLTADQYYNEASNYPNSSGSLKLFIEGYEAYPKDERLEKGINNSARSLLDWATSEHQKGNIGTANLRYDWILEAPSLNDSIKEETERKQAYSIKGVRLPTVAEFVTSANNQLNSSSTVNKYVEGYELYPGNEQLEKGINESAESLLNWAIKQHQQKNFGTARVRYERILEAPALATRIKDKTSNYLTYALNEQLTADQYYNEASNYPNSSGSLKLFIEGYEAYPKDERLEKGINNSARSLLDWATSEHQKGNIGTANLRYDWILEAPSLNDSIKEETERKHAYSIKGVRLPTVAEFVTSANNQPNSSSTVYKYVEGYELYPGNEQLRTGINQSIRSLLLWVNGQHQKGNIGTARTRYELILESPGVYSSIRRETQMKLDYALDNKKLPTPDELINSINNENNSSQKLAKSIEGYYLYPGNEKLTNAINDSAASLMSWATTQHLKGELDTARVRYERVLDSPSLNSKIEKEVRLKLKYVNKNEILPTEQRIIDVANSKNSSSKAIEILTKGYYLYPNSTEISAALNMSARNLLEWAKDQHQKGQFGTAIHRYNYIIGLDGVYNSTQNEAKKYLKLAEAGEKIAVVKDIVNGKVAEYSYNQMISDIKALESSYSSIIETKIIGKSVDYRNLYAVKLGKGKKEIFINASHHAREHMTTNVIMEMIDEYAKSYALDTKYHGYDARQILNEVSIWFVPMVNPDGVMLVQEGALSASNPSNVIEINGGSSNFSSWKANIRGVDLNRQYPYLWNSITDNTGKPSSAMYKGVLPLSEPETKAVYDFTNQHNFLAAVSYHSSGELIYTRYGFSSHTRKITAGVANITGYQPIDLQNSVSGGGYTDWFLYKKNQPAITQEISPYVYEQPVPFKNWDGVWNKNKTVGLYIAKYTSDR; the protein is encoded by the coding sequence TTGAAACCAAAGCATTTTTTTCTGTTCTTAACATTATTAACTGTTTTATTATATCCAACTATTATATTTGGAGAAGAATCTAGTAATAATATAGAGACCGCAGATGAGTGGGATAATTATGCAAGTGAACAAAGTACATCATCAGCAATGCTAAAGGCATATATAGCAGCCTATGAGGCTTATCCAAATGATTCAAGATTTGAAGAGGGAATAAATAATAGCGCCCGTTCTTTATTAGATTGGGCAACTAGTGAACATCAAAAAGGAAATATTGGGACAGCAAATTTACGGTATGACTGGATACTGGAAGCACCTAGCTTAAATGATAGTATAAAAGAAGAGACAGAGAGAAAGCAGGCATATTCTATTAAAGGTGTGCGGTTACCAACAGCAACAGAGTTTGTATCAAGTGCAAACAATCAACCAAATTCTTCTGCCGTTTTAGATGAATTTATAGAAGGATATGAGCTATATCCGGGAAATGAACAATTAGAAAAAGGTATTAATGAAAGCGCAGAGTCCTTACTGAATTGGGCGATTAAACAACATCAACAAAAAAACTTTGGAACAGCCCGTGTTCGATACGAACGAATTTTAGAAGCTCCGGCTTTAGCTACTAGATTAAAAGATAAAACGAGCAACTACTTATTATATGCATTAAATGAACAATTAACAGCAGATCAATATTATAATGAAGCAAGTAATTATCCGAATTCTTCAGGTAGCTTAAAATTATTTATAGAAGGATATGAAGCCTATCCAAAGGATGAAAGACTTGAAAAAGGTATTAATAACAGTGCCCGTTCTTTATTAGATTGGGCAACTAGCGAACATCAAAAAGGAAATATCGGCACAGCAAACTTACGATATGACTGGATATTAGAAGCACCTAGTTTAAATGATAGTATAAAAGAAGAGACAGAGAGAAAGCAGGCGTATTCTATTAAAGGTGTGCGGTTACCAACAGTAGCAGAGTTTGTGACAAGTGCTAATAATCAGCTGAATTCTTCTTCAACAGTAAATAAATATGTTGAGGGATATGAGTTATATCCGGGAAATGAACAATTAGAAAAAGGTATTAATGAAAGCGCAGAATCCTTACTGAATTGGGCGATCAAACAACATCAACAAAAAAACTTTGGAACAGCCCGTGTTCGATACGAACGAATTTTAGAAGCTCCGGCTTTAGCTACTAGAATAAAAGATAAAACGAGCAACTACTTAACATATGCATTAAATGAACAATTAACAGCAGATCAATATTATAATGAAGCAAGTAATTATCCGAATTCTTCAGGTAGCTTAAAATTATTTATAGAAGGATATGAAGCCTATCCAAAGGATGAAAGACTTGAAAAAGGTATTAATAACAGTGCCCGTTCTTTATTAGATTGGGCAACTAGCGAACATCAAAAAGGAAATATCGGCACAGCAAACTTACGATATGACTGGATATTAGAAGCACCTAGTTTAAATGATAGTATAAAAGAAGAGACAGAGAGAAAGCATGCATATTCTATTAAAGGTGTGCGGTTACCAACAGTAGCAGAGTTTGTGACAAGTGCTAATAATCAGCCGAATTCTTCTTCAACAGTATATAAATATGTTGAGGGATATGAGCTATATCCAGGAAATGAACAATTAAGAACAGGTATTAATCAGAGTATTCGTTCATTACTTTTATGGGTTAATGGACAACATCAAAAAGGAAATATCGGAACAGCAAGGACTCGTTATGAGTTGATTCTAGAATCACCTGGTGTATATAGTAGTATTCGACGTGAGACTCAGATGAAATTAGATTATGCATTAGATAATAAAAAGCTTCCAACTCCAGATGAATTAATAAATAGTATCAATAACGAGAACAATTCGTCACAAAAGCTGGCTAAATCTATTGAAGGATATTACTTATATCCTGGAAATGAGAAACTCACTAACGCAATTAACGATAGTGCAGCCTCTCTTATGAGTTGGGCAACTACCCAACATCTAAAAGGGGAACTAGATACTGCTAGAGTTAGATATGAAAGAGTATTAGATTCACCATCATTAAATAGTAAAATAGAAAAAGAAGTAAGATTAAAATTAAAGTATGTTAATAAAAATGAAATATTACCAACAGAGCAGAGAATAATAGATGTAGCAAATAGTAAAAATAGTTCTTCTAAAGCGATTGAAATTTTAACAAAAGGATATTATTTATATCCGAATAGTACAGAGATAAGTGCTGCTCTAAACATGAGTGCTCGTAATTTGCTGGAATGGGCAAAAGATCAACATCAAAAAGGCCAATTCGGTACTGCAATTCATCGTTATAACTACATTATTGGTTTAGATGGAGTTTATAATAGTACACAAAATGAAGCCAAGAAATATTTGAAGTTAGCTGAAGCCGGTGAAAAAATAGCGGTAGTAAAAGATATAGTGAATGGAAAAGTTGCTGAATATTCATATAACCAAATGATTAGTGACATTAAAGCATTAGAATCTAGTTATTCAAGTATTATTGAAACGAAGATAATTGGGAAGTCAGTTGATTATCGTAATTTATACGCTGTAAAATTAGGAAAAGGGAAGAAAGAAATATTCATCAATGCTTCCCATCATGCCCGTGAACATATGACTACAAATGTAATTATGGAAATGATTGATGAGTATGCAAAATCATATGCCCTGGATACAAAATATCATGGCTATGATGCAAGACAAATACTAAATGAAGTTTCAATTTGGTTTGTTCCTATGGTAAATCCAGATGGTGTAATGTTGGTGCAAGAAGGAGCGTTATCTGCAAGTAACCCTAGTAATGTGATAGAGATTAATGGTGGTAGCTCGAACTTCTCAAGTTGGAAGGCAAACATTAGAGGAGTAGACTTAAATCGTCAATATCCGTATCTATGGAACTCGATTACTGATAATACAGGTAAGCCTAGTTCGGCTATGTATAAAGGGGTTTTACCTTTAAGTGAACCAGAAACAAAAGCTGTGTATGATTTTACTAACCAGCATAATTTTCTCGCAGCAGTTTCTTATCACTCGTCAGGAGAATTAATATATACAAGATATGGATTCTCATCGCATACAAGGAAAATAACGGCTGGAGTAGCAAATATTACAGGTTACCAGCCAATTGACTTGCAAAATAGTGTAAGTGGTGGAGGTTATACGGATTGGTTCTTGTATAAAAAGAATCAGCCAGCGATCACACAAGAAATATCTCCATACGTATATGAACAACCAGTACCATTTAAGAATTGGGATGGTGTATGGAATAAAAACAAAACGGTTGGTTTATATATTGCAAAATATACTAGTGACAGGTAG
- a CDS encoding N-acetylglucosaminidase → MQFKKKKIVVVIILLLLSSLFIPVGFAESTGEDADSLYKQAQEQTSSSAQLSSYINGYELYPNDPRFEEGINSSAIDLINYTDTRHLAGDYGAAIVRYNAILAAPVLNEAVKASVEARKVLAQQSKTFETANKKLTNAKNQTNSSPQLASYIEGYALYPWDSRFTTGINESAVSLLDYAMEQHLKGNYGSAILRYNRILEAPALNSNTKTETEYNLEYAIAEKRTADMLYSNALKQPNSTSQLTSYIEGYNVYPSDARFAQGINSSALDLMNYAEKRHMAGDYGAAIVRYDTILAAPALDAVIKSSVESRKDLAEQEMTFVTADEQYNSARNKPNSTSQLAAFIDGYELYPNDNRFTTGINESALSLLNYAIKQHEKGEYGSAILRYESILSAPMLKDSTKKAAQTNLEYAVAKQRTPDMLYNNAVNQTTSSAKLTAYVEAYNLYPNDTRFENGINESARELLDYTTKRHEAGDYGAAIVRYDHILSVPVLNAGIKQEATIKREAATEGKIYRIADAQYNFAKQEANSSARLTAYIDGYNWYPNDQRFKEGINSSAQDLLNYASTQHEQGNYGSALLRYQLILSAPVLDDSIEEETKIKSEYAVAKTTYPTANQQLSIAADETNSSAKLQAYIDGYILYKGDTRFEQGINDSALALLDYASRQHEDGKFGSAILRYDLILSAPVLADTIHESTTLKRSYAAKDQLYRTADEQIVYAESQTSSTPQLNAYIEGYYLYLSDTRFVDGMNEKALSLLDYGTRIHQEKNYSGAITRYDLILSVPELDELTVLETEAKRAYAVKNTTIPTADQLASIAESETSSSAQLSAYQEAYLLYPEDGRFLDGLNQSAQSLLNWASEKHRNSDFSTAIHRYNVIISTIGVNDTIKDTARERLALAVEGIKLQKETIEYSNYSYSLTQALAAQMLVNPQTDKYSSQPGYVHSSWVNKGTINKNVNIRTAATLSSSSIYKATTEKTTVSIISTVTGAAYQGSTTWYKISYDGKTLYVHVSLVDTDIDVHSDAKSSSHVYGDTSSVSLNITGEKKGATINNSNVWYEINYTTWRSATESDVLAYLNPNQNNIFQHLVLSSSVGVSYTELNKLLVGKGVLSGQGKAFIEATKEHLVNEIYLISHALLETGNGGSELATGIQVGIDSGGNYILATDDNKSKLSSIKTVYNMYGIGANDGDAKRLGAIYAYKNGWTSVEKAIIGGAEFIGEKYIHANPVQNTLYKMRWNPTSPASHQYATDIGWAVKQISRIESYYEQLNNPLLHFDIPVYK, encoded by the coding sequence ATGCAATTTAAGAAGAAAAAAATTGTTGTTGTTATTATATTATTACTGTTAAGCAGTTTGTTTATTCCTGTCGGTTTTGCAGAATCAACTGGTGAAGATGCAGACTCTTTGTATAAACAAGCACAAGAACAAACTAGCTCTTCTGCACAACTTAGTTCCTACATTAACGGATATGAATTATATCCAAACGATCCAAGATTTGAAGAAGGTATTAATAGTAGTGCCATAGATTTGATAAATTACACAGACACGAGACATCTAGCTGGTGATTATGGTGCCGCAATTGTAAGGTACAATGCTATACTAGCAGCACCTGTTTTAAATGAAGCAGTAAAGGCTAGTGTAGAGGCTAGAAAAGTTTTAGCTCAACAAAGTAAAACTTTTGAAACTGCGAATAAAAAACTTACCAATGCCAAGAATCAAACCAATTCTTCTCCTCAACTCGCTTCTTATATAGAAGGGTACGCTCTTTATCCATGGGATAGTAGATTCACAACTGGTATTAATGAGAGCGCAGTTTCATTGCTAGACTATGCTATGGAACAACATCTAAAAGGTAACTATGGTTCTGCTATATTAAGATATAATAGGATTTTAGAGGCCCCTGCATTAAATTCGAATACAAAAACAGAAACAGAATATAATCTTGAGTATGCTATAGCGGAAAAACGTACAGCAGATATGCTTTATAGTAATGCTCTAAAGCAACCTAATTCAACTTCACAATTAACGAGTTATATAGAGGGGTATAACGTGTATCCCAGCGATGCTAGATTTGCACAAGGAATTAATAGTAGTGCACTAGACTTGATGAATTATGCTGAAAAAAGGCATATGGCTGGAGATTATGGTGCTGCAATTGTAAGATACGATACTATACTAGCAGCACCTGCTTTAGATGCAGTAATAAAAAGTAGTGTAGAATCTAGAAAAGATTTGGCAGAACAAGAAATGACATTTGTTACAGCAGATGAACAATATAATTCAGCAAGAAATAAGCCTAATTCAACTTCACAACTTGCTGCCTTTATAGATGGATATGAATTATATCCAAATGATAATAGATTCACAACTGGAATTAATGAAAGTGCTCTTTCATTATTAAATTATGCTATTAAACAACATGAAAAAGGTGAATATGGCTCAGCTATATTGCGCTATGAGAGTATTTTGTCAGCTCCTATGCTTAAAGACAGTACTAAAAAGGCTGCACAAACTAATTTAGAATATGCGGTAGCTAAACAACGTACACCGGATATGCTATATAACAATGCGGTAAATCAAACTACTTCTTCAGCAAAATTAACTGCATATGTTGAAGCTTATAATTTATATCCAAATGATACTAGATTTGAAAATGGTATCAATGAAAGTGCGAGAGAATTACTGGATTATACAACGAAGCGCCATGAAGCAGGAGATTACGGAGCTGCAATTGTAAGATATGATCATATCTTATCTGTACCTGTATTAAATGCTGGGATTAAACAAGAAGCAACAATAAAACGAGAAGCTGCTACTGAAGGGAAAATTTATAGGATAGCTGATGCTCAATATAACTTTGCAAAACAAGAGGCAAACTCAAGTGCTCGACTGACAGCTTACATTGATGGATATAATTGGTATCCTAACGATCAACGTTTTAAGGAAGGTATTAATAGTAGCGCTCAGGATTTGTTGAATTATGCAAGCACACAACACGAACAAGGTAATTACGGTTCGGCGCTTCTTAGATATCAATTGATCTTATCTGCTCCAGTATTAGACGATTCTATTGAAGAAGAAACAAAAATCAAGAGTGAATATGCTGTTGCAAAAACAACATATCCTACAGCAAATCAGCAACTAAGTATTGCAGCAGACGAAACAAATTCATCTGCTAAACTGCAAGCGTATATAGATGGTTATATCTTGTATAAAGGTGATACTCGATTTGAACAAGGAATTAATGATAGTGCCTTAGCATTATTAGATTATGCGAGTCGTCAACACGAAGATGGGAAATTTGGTTCAGCTATTTTAAGATATGATCTAATTTTATCTGCACCAGTCTTAGCTGACACAATTCATGAAAGTACAACATTAAAACGTAGCTATGCAGCAAAAGATCAATTATACCGTACTGCGGATGAACAAATAGTGTATGCGGAAAGTCAGACATCTTCTACACCACAACTAAACGCATATATCGAAGGTTATTACTTATACCTTTCTGATACGAGGTTTGTAGATGGAATGAACGAAAAAGCTCTTTCTTTACTCGATTATGGTACTCGGATACATCAAGAAAAAAATTATTCTGGTGCTATTACTAGATATGATTTAATCTTAAGTGTACCTGAATTGGATGAACTTACTGTTCTAGAAACAGAAGCTAAGAGAGCTTATGCAGTGAAAAATACGACAATTCCAACTGCCGATCAGTTAGCTTCAATTGCAGAGAGTGAAACAAGCTCTTCTGCACAATTAAGTGCATATCAAGAAGCATATTTACTATATCCAGAAGATGGAAGATTTTTAGATGGTCTAAATCAAAGCGCTCAATCTTTATTAAATTGGGCTAGCGAAAAACATAGAAATTCGGATTTTTCAACTGCAATTCACCGTTACAATGTTATTATTAGTACTATTGGTGTCAATGATACAATCAAAGATACAGCAAGAGAAAGACTTGCTCTTGCTGTTGAAGGTATTAAGCTTCAAAAAGAAACAATAGAGTATTCAAATTATTCGTATTCATTAACACAAGCATTAGCAGCTCAAATGTTAGTGAATCCACAAACAGATAAATACAGTAGTCAGCCAGGTTATGTTCATAGTTCGTGGGTTAATAAAGGTACGATTAATAAAAATGTAAATATCCGAACAGCTGCAACATTATCTAGTAGCAGTATATACAAAGCTACTACTGAAAAAACAACTGTATCAATTATATCAACCGTTACAGGAGCAGCATATCAAGGTAGCACGACATGGTATAAAATCAGTTATGATGGAAAGACGCTATATGTCCATGTTTCATTAGTTGATACAGATATTGATGTGCATTCTGATGCTAAATCTTCTAGCCATGTTTACGGTGATACAAGCAGCGTTAGTCTTAATATTACAGGAGAAAAGAAAGGTGCAACGATTAATAATAGTAATGTCTGGTATGAAATTAATTACACAACTTGGAGAAGTGCCACTGAGTCTGATGTGTTGGCATATTTAAATCCTAACCAAAATAATATATTCCAACATCTTGTGTTATCTTCAAGTGTAGGTGTATCATACACAGAGCTTAATAAACTATTAGTTGGTAAGGGCGTTTTAAGTGGTCAAGGAAAAGCCTTTATTGAAGCAACCAAGGAGCATTTGGTGAACGAAATTTATTTAATCTCACATGCCCTTTTAGAGACTGGAAATGGTGGCTCAGAATTAGCAACTGGAATTCAAGTCGGCATAGATAGTGGAGGAAATTATATACTTGCAACCGATGATAATAAGTCAAAATTATCCTCTATAAAAACTGTGTACAATATGTATGGTATTGGCGCAAATGATGGTGATGCTAAAAGACTTGGTGCAATTTATGCATATAAGAATGGTTGGACAAGTGTAGAAAAAGCGATCATTGGTGGTGCTGAATTCATTGGTGAGAAATATATTCACGCTAATCCTGTGCAAAATACACTATATAAAATGAGATGGAATCCTACTAGTCCTGCCTCACATCAGTATGCAACAGACATTGGATGGGCTGTAAAACAGATTAGTAGAATTGAAAGTTACTATGAACAATTAAACAATCCGTTATTACACTTTGATATACCAGTATATAAATAA
- the rfbB gene encoding dTDP-glucose 4,6-dehydratase yields the protein MSKKKIVVTGGAGFIGGNFVQYMVEKYPNYHIYNLDELTYAGDLTKHQIVEKNENYHFVKADITDRKSISSLFEKEQFDYVVHFAAESHVDRSITDPEIFIRTNVLGTQVLLDAAKAIDIKKFVHVSTDEVYGELDFDPTTFFTEETPLQANSPYSASKASSDLLVRAYHETYGLPVNITRCSNNYGPYHFPEKLIPLTISRVLNDEKVPVYGDGKNIRDWLHVQDHCSAIDLVLHEGISGEVYNIGGHNEKTNLEVVKTIIQALDKSEELIEFVEDRLGHDKRYAIDPTKLEKLGWKPTYNFDTGIVQTIQWYLNNKDWWEQIISGEYKQYFDKQYSIK from the coding sequence ATGTCTAAAAAGAAAATAGTTGTGACAGGTGGCGCAGGTTTTATTGGTGGGAATTTTGTTCAATATATGGTTGAAAAATATCCGAATTACCATATATATAATTTGGATGAACTAACCTATGCAGGTGATTTAACCAAGCACCAAATTGTTGAAAAAAATGAAAATTATCATTTTGTCAAAGCAGACATTACGGATCGGAAATCGATTTCATCGTTATTTGAGAAAGAACAATTTGATTATGTAGTCCACTTTGCAGCAGAAAGTCATGTCGATCGTTCGATAACTGATCCTGAAATTTTCATCCGGACGAATGTATTAGGTACTCAAGTATTGCTAGATGCAGCAAAGGCAATTGACATCAAGAAATTTGTTCATGTGTCTACAGATGAAGTTTATGGAGAATTAGATTTTGATCCAACGACCTTTTTCACCGAAGAAACACCACTACAAGCAAATAGTCCGTATAGTGCAAGTAAAGCATCTTCAGACTTATTGGTACGCGCCTATCATGAAACATATGGATTACCAGTGAATATTACGCGTTGTTCTAATAATTATGGCCCTTATCATTTTCCAGAGAAGTTAATTCCATTAACTATTTCACGTGTGTTAAATGACGAGAAGGTACCCGTTTATGGTGATGGAAAGAACATTCGCGATTGGTTACATGTTCAAGATCATTGTTCTGCGATTGACCTTGTATTACATGAAGGAATTAGTGGGGAAGTCTATAACATCGGTGGACATAATGAAAAAACAAATTTAGAAGTAGTAAAAACAATTATTCAAGCACTTGATAAATCAGAAGAATTAATTGAATTTGTAGAAGATCGTTTAGGGCACGACAAACGCTATGCGATTGATCCAACGAAACTCGAAAAGCTTGGTTGGAAGCCAACTTATAACTTTGATACTGGTATTGTACAAACCATCCAGTGGTATCTAAACAATAAGGATTGGTGGGAGCAAATTATTAGTGGAGAATACAAGCAATATTTTGATAAACAATATTCAATTAAATAA
- the rfbD gene encoding dTDP-4-dehydrorhamnose reductase, producing MKLFVTGYAGQLGYDVVQEGLKQGFEIHGSGRDQLDITNEQAVYEYVNQINPDVIIHCAAYTAVDKAEDNKEACWDVNVNGTRYLAAAAKQVQAKFMYISTDYVFDGSGKEPFTETDPTNPVGYYGLTKLEGEKRVQELLNEAFIIRISWVFGSNGNNFIKTMLRLSETHKELKVVGDQYGSPTYTYDLAKLLLEIVQTNKYGTYHASNEGFCTWSDFAKEIFKQADKQISVESIPTAEYPTRAVRPLNSRMSKAKLEDQGFQRLPSWQDALTHYLEQLNKEVR from the coding sequence ATGAAACTTTTCGTTACAGGATACGCCGGACAACTTGGTTATGATGTGGTTCAGGAAGGGTTAAAGCAAGGTTTCGAAATACATGGTTCGGGTCGCGATCAATTAGATATTACGAATGAACAAGCTGTGTATGAGTATGTGAATCAAATAAATCCAGATGTGATCATTCATTGTGCAGCATATACAGCTGTCGATAAAGCGGAAGATAATAAAGAAGCGTGTTGGGATGTAAATGTCAACGGAACTAGATACCTAGCAGCTGCAGCCAAACAAGTACAAGCAAAATTCATGTATATTAGCACAGATTACGTATTCGATGGGTCAGGAAAAGAGCCATTTACAGAAACAGATCCAACTAATCCCGTTGGTTATTATGGTCTAACGAAACTTGAAGGAGAAAAACGTGTCCAGGAATTATTAAATGAAGCCTTTATTATCCGTATTTCTTGGGTGTTTGGTAGTAATGGCAATAACTTTATAAAAACCATGTTACGTCTCTCCGAAACACATAAAGAATTAAAAGTAGTAGGAGATCAATACGGTTCTCCTACGTATACGTATGATCTGGCGAAGTTGTTACTAGAGATTGTTCAAACAAATAAGTATGGTACGTATCACGCATCCAATGAAGGTTTTTGTACATGGTCAGACTTTGCGAAGGAAATATTTAAGCAGGCTGATAAACAGATATCAGTTGAGAGCATTCCGACTGCGGAATATCCAACGCGTGCTGTCCGCCCACTGAACTCGCGCATGTCTAAAGCTAAATTAGAAGATCAAGGATTCCAACGTTTGCCAAGTTGGCAGGATGCCTTAACACATTATTTAGAACAATTAAATAAAGAGGTGAGATAG
- the rfbC gene encoding dTDP-4-dehydrorhamnose 3,5-epimerase has product MKVIETKLSGVKVIEPSVFGDHRGWFMETYSETKFKEAGIDIDFVQDNQSFSATKGTLRGLHYQLDPKAQTKLVRCTQGSIFDVAVDIRKESPSYGEWFGIELSAENKKQLLVPKGFAHAFMTLTENSEVQYKVDEGYAPECDRGIRWDDPTINVTWPIEITPVLSEKDEKAPLLEDAENNFS; this is encoded by the coding sequence ATGAAAGTTATAGAAACTAAACTTTCTGGTGTAAAAGTAATCGAACCATCTGTATTTGGAGATCATAGAGGTTGGTTTATGGAGACATATAGTGAAACTAAATTTAAAGAAGCAGGAATTGATATTGACTTTGTCCAAGATAATCAATCATTTTCTGCAACAAAAGGTACATTACGTGGGTTACACTATCAGCTTGATCCGAAAGCCCAAACGAAGCTCGTTCGTTGCACACAAGGTTCCATCTTTGATGTTGCTGTAGACATAAGAAAAGAAAGTCCATCTTATGGCGAATGGTTTGGCATCGAATTAAGTGCAGAAAACAAAAAGCAATTACTTGTGCCTAAAGGATTTGCTCATGCGTTTATGACACTAACAGAAAATTCTGAAGTGCAATACAAAGTTGATGAAGGGTATGCTCCTGAATGTGATCGCGGCATTCGTTGGGATGATCCGACAATTAACGTTACGTGGCCGATAGAAATTACCCCAGTGTTATCAGAAAAAGATGAAAAAGCGCCATTGTTAGAAGACGCAGAGAATAATTTTAGCTAG
- the rfbA gene encoding glucose-1-phosphate thymidylyltransferase RfbA → MKGIILAGGSGTRLYPLTMVTSKQLLPIYDKPMIYYPLSTLMLAGIQDILIISTPDDIPRFQALLGDGSQFGINLEYKVQENPNGLAEAFIIGEEFIGNDPVAMVLGDNVYYGSGLTNILKRAVEKKEGATVFGYHVQDPERFGVVEFDDTGKVLSVEEKPDNPKSHYAITGLYFYDNRVVEIAKNVKPSSRGELEITSINEAYLQSGELEVELLGRGYTWLDTGTHESLVSATNFVKTVEDHQGIKVSAPEEIAYINGWITKEQLTKSGQLFSKTGYGQYLLKVANGEIKY, encoded by the coding sequence ATGAAAGGTATAATTCTTGCAGGTGGAAGTGGTACGCGTTTATATCCATTAACGATGGTAACAAGTAAACAGTTATTACCAATCTATGATAAACCAATGATTTATTATCCACTATCCACGTTAATGTTAGCAGGTATTCAGGATATTCTAATTATATCAACCCCGGATGATATTCCGCGTTTTCAGGCATTACTAGGTGATGGCTCGCAATTCGGTATTAATCTTGAATACAAAGTCCAAGAGAATCCAAATGGATTAGCAGAAGCTTTCATCATAGGAGAAGAATTTATCGGTAATGATCCTGTTGCTATGGTTCTGGGCGATAATGTTTATTATGGGAGTGGTTTAACAAATATTTTGAAACGTGCTGTCGAAAAAAAAGAAGGAGCTACTGTTTTCGGATATCATGTTCAGGATCCCGAAAGATTCGGTGTCGTTGAATTTGATGATACTGGTAAAGTGCTAAGTGTAGAAGAAAAACCAGATAACCCCAAATCACATTATGCGATAACAGGTCTATATTTCTATGATAATCGTGTAGTGGAAATTGCCAAAAATGTTAAACCTTCGAGCAGAGGTGAGTTAGAAATTACTTCTATTAATGAAGCGTATTTACAATCAGGAGAATTGGAAGTGGAACTTCTAGGACGTGGCTATACATGGTTAGATACAGGGACACATGAAAGTTTAGTCTCGGCTACTAATTTTGTCAAAACAGTAGAAGACCATCAGGGGATTAAAGTATCCGCACCAGAAGAAATTGCTTATATAAATGGTTGGATAACCAAAGAACAATTAACTAAATCAGGTCAATTGTTTTCTAAAACAGGTTATGGTCAATATTTATTAAAAGTAGCTAATGGAGAGATCAAATATTAA